The sequence ACATTAATAGTTTTAAAATATTCTATAAAGATATCAGGTGTGGTAAATTTTACACTTTTGGATCACTTTTTATTTTATGTTTTTAGCAGCGTAATCCAAAGTTAGTTTATGTTTGGTATGTTTAAAAGAAAGCCCTATTAATGTTATCTTCTTTCCCGTTAACAAATATTTTTCATAGTAGCGCTGTTCTTCAATTTGTTTTAGGGCTATTGCAGCACTTACCTTAAATTTTAGTTCAAACAAATATACATGACCTACTGTTGAAAAAACTAAATCAATTCTGCCTTTGTCAGTACTTATCTCAGATTGTATATCAAAACCAAGCAATTTTCCTATAA is a genomic window of Candidatus Dependentiae bacterium containing:
- a CDS encoding PD-(D/E)XK nuclease domain-containing protein — its product is IGKLLGFDIQSEISTDKGRIDLVFSTVGHVYLFELKFKVSAAIALKQIEEQRYYEKYLLTGKKITLIGLSFKHTKHKLTLDYAAKNIK